The sequence below is a genomic window from Polypterus senegalus isolate Bchr_013 unplaced genomic scaffold, ASM1683550v1 scaffold_8921, whole genome shotgun sequence.
TTTTAATGTGAATTTTTGCTTCAGCTTTGTAAGTAACACTAAATCTTGTGCACTCTGGAGAGTTGTAGCATTATCACTTCGAATTTAGTCACTTAGAAAATGGCTGGGTGCTCAGAGAAATATCTGTAGACAAAATGCTCaagttacttttatttaatttaggttATTAATTTACTAAAGCATAATATTTTcaacactttaaaaaatgtacatgtgCTTCGAATAAATTAGATGTAGTACTTCTAATAAAACTGGAATACCCAAAAAgagtagttaaaaataaaaataaaataattttaaaaaacatttcataatatTCAGCTTGTTTTTGAAAAGCTTAGAGATCTTATAAAACTCTCAGCTATGTACAAACTAAATAAACTTTGAAGTAGTTTTTAACATACCACCCCTCATGGAATGTTATTTCAGCTactcaaaaacaaaactgaaattcatTTTTCACCAAGATATTATCCGGCTTGTATTGCAAACATGCATACTTTTGTCTTTTAGTGATAGGTGGATATTGATCAGAACGAGAGCATGTAATGAAATGACAGAAACCAAAAGACATTACATTCATAAAATTAGTTATATGAACGTTTTTAATCAGGTTGTTTAGTACAGATGTTACAACACTGGAGGAGTAGTGGCACAGCTAGCTTTCTTGCCTCACTGCTAGGTGCTAACGTTTGATTTTTTCTAGTTTGTTGGGTTTTATATGAAGTTTGAATGTCTTTATGGTTACATATGATTGAGTGTAACTCTGAAAGACTGCCCCATTGTAAATACAGAAAATTTGTCATTAATCACTCtccattaataaaattaatttattcccATCAGTGCTTGTAACAGATTATAGTATTTACATTCCAATTTCAAACTGTGCATACAGCTTCTAAGGCATTTAAAACAGTTAGtatatcttaaaatgtttaaaggtaatttcatcacaaagatatttcttttgataacactatatattttaaataaaactaaatccaATATCAAAACTAAACAAGaatctttctttaaaaattataCTGATCCATGTTAATTACATGTTTTTTCTAGAGAAAAATCATTTATTAACtgattttctaaacccactgacCTCATTAACAATTTTGCATGGCATTGGGGGGTTGGGGAAACTCCCCTTTCAAAACCTGAACATGTGACTGTATATTACAATGGAGTACCATGTGGGAGACTGGTTAAGTTTAAACTGATGCTGTCGGTTCAGGGGCATTTCTAAGATTTAAGACTATCAGGTTTTAGCCCACTCTGTGATATTGGGACACGGTCTTCCATGTATATACAATCATACAGGAGATCCTTTTGGACTCAGCTCATGTATATACAATTGTGTCATTGATCAGTGGCTATATTGTATATGATGGACAAAGATAGAGGGCTACTGCTATTGATAATGTATATAATCAAAAAGATCAGGGCTAGGCAAAACACACCATGTGCTTCCGATTCTAAAGTCCCTATCCTAATCCTGTTGAAGTCGCGGGCTTGTCTTGGATCAAAGGATACAACTTCCACTTAtgcttttctctccaacactggAGCTTTATTGCATACTTGAGCTCAGCATCTTGCTTGTGGTTTGCTGAACTTTCTCATTGTACTTCAGAACTCACTATACGGCAAATGTGATCACATCTCTTTTCCATTGCAAAGCGAATCCATTCACCCTATTGGTTAGTGGTCCTGTTTGGCCTGTTGATCACTTCTGCTCTATTAGCTTTGCACAAAGCACAGTCTTAAAGCAAAGACACGTatgttagcataatattaatacattttgaaaatggaaaTTTATTGACATAGAACTTAGGTcagtaattttagttttttttttataacatcaccaaatttcagttaaatcagtcaaagcatttttaagattttgggctattttgtttttctacagttttaaccctaaatattgatatatcaaaatccCTTTCTTAGCTGATACCTACTGCTCTAGATGCTAGCATCCTACCAAATATAGCTTTCTAACTAAATAGAAAATAATGTTTTAGTTGATAAGTAGTAATGAGTAAACCCCGCACAATGCAGCAATAGCATGGAAATGTTCGAGAACTTTGctaaactctgcaaaatgcattgaagtaaatggggaaggaggaactaaACTAGCTTTgcatggattataatggtgcagtggtcttttaagtgtccatgAGCACTAGGGAAGTGTCTGCTAACTATGCTGGACGAATTATTGTGGCTAAAAATATAATCTGAGCTGAGAGGCAGCACTGCTAACTGGTACCACTGTGCTTAAAACAACTAAAGACGAAGTGGGAaagaataccacaaacaaaatacagataCAGAAAATAGAGATACTTATACTTGTTTTCTGAATGTTATTAATGATCAAGATGGTGTTGGAAAAAGGGATGTTTAATGGAGGATACCTTTGACGGCAATGCTTTGTTACCTTTGATAATATGCAGCAAGGGAGATTACCTTATTTTAACCCAAGGTCACATGAAGCAAAGCTGGAAAGAACAGAGGTGAGAATGACATGATGGATATGTGGAGTGCTGCACAGTGTGAGAAAATGATAAAAGACTTGCAGTGGAGAAGATAGGTGTTGTGTTGAGGGGGAACAGACTAAGGTGGTTTAGGTATGTAGAGCAAATTGTTGTGGATGACTGGCTGAGAAAGTGCATCAAGATGGAAGACACAAATAAAGGCTGAAGAAGATGTGGTTTGATGCACTCagattacagtatatgaaaataaatgggTCTCACTGTGAATCATgtccaaaacaacaaaaaaggaagaaaaagcagGGAACATTATTAGGGTGCCTCTCTCTTcgctacaggacatattttacaaacgcagtgtcctcAAGACCTGCAGCATTGTgaaggaccccttacacccctcacattgatttttcacacttctgccatccaagagaagatactgcagcaacagagccagatctgccagggtgcaggatagtttttacccccaaactgtcagactccttaacaccaggctgccccggggatcttccacactgcctcaaacATCTcttaaaacagaacttttatacatgaaaaaccactgtcctgcaaagatgagtgtgcatgtagaaaagaactgaaaaatctcatactgacctttaaggattttgtcactctttatccttctgctgtgaaacattctgacctgtcattgtttacacgtcttaaacaactattttcatacactgataatttctgtattatctatatctattacttattatttatttattatattacatatctattgactaaaTTTATTTATCTAGATTGCCactaccatacattgcatcaatgttcatatatACACATCAATATTGTTGCTACagtacttctttgtcttgtctttgcacaatgacttgtcttgtttgtgttttaatttttaaaatttaaatttaaactttaattctatttttaatattttatttgcatttcatgttgttacactgtggaccctgagctgaatttcatctatctgtatacttgtatatggttgagatgacaataaagttagcTTTGACTTTTAAAACAGGACAACTAGCTATCCTGGGTAAATCAGAAAATTGCTGTTCAACCCATGTGATGATGGTGATAAACTTTTGGACCTGATaaataaacaatgttttaaataaacaaaactccACATCAACACTATTAAATACAAAAgtttaaatgcttttaaacttTTCAATACTTATTTATATACAGAGAACTGTACTATTACCTTTATTTTACACAACTCATGACAACCAACACATGAAGCTGCTCTTTTCTGACATTTGGTCAGTTAGGTGTGTACTGAAAATactaactttaaaatatatatacttttctTTCCGTCAGGGGCTAGTTTCTTCCTTTGGCTACATGCTACCAGGACAGGCTCCGGCTCCCCTGAATCTTTTAATGGAATATACAAGATGGGAAAACTGATGTACAGAAATActtgtaaagaagaaaaaaatatgttttacacTTACGTAGCATAGCCATAGACTGTGTTTCCCAAAGGTTCAAGTGGCCTTATCTCGGAAGGATTAAATTCCTGGTTATACCTTTATAAGACAAAAGTGTACATATAACTAAATTCATTAATTTAACAAACAAgtgaataaacaaaataactCAGATCTAGCTAAATTTCtaacatgaaaaaacatttatgtGGCCTCTCAAAGATTAccaataaatatcaaaatattcacattttaaaaatgcaaaaatgtttacaaatatatatattcttgagGAACACCTGGATGGCAAAAGACTGCTGGTTCAGAAATGGCACCAAAGTACTCTAGGACAGGAGACCTTGCTTTGAGGCCTCCAACTGACTGAAACAGTACATCTCCGTGTAGAGATATTGACATACAACAACTGCTAACAAAAGCCGAAGGTGCTTGTGCTTCCAGTTGAAATATGGACAAGGATATTAGTAGAAAATAGAGGCTATAATAAATTGTCAGGAGTCAGAGGCAgcttctccaacctgctataaagCTTTGTGCTCAGTCACAGAATATGACACCTGTGATAATTTTGCCCATTTAACGGGGACAATTAGTCTAAGAGCTACTGAAGCTCTAAGCCTCTAAATGTGTGGTCTGCAAGTATCAGTCTAGTGGTCTGCTAGGTGACAATCACAGTATCTAAGCAAAGAGAAGTTCTAATTCCTCAAATACCTTTAGTCAGCTGTGTACTtgcaaaatcttaaaatataaacATGTGTTCTGGCCAGTTATATCAGACCTTCAATAATCAACTTGTTATTACATGACCACTCAGGAAAATGTCTCATCAAGGATTGACTCGAGTAGATCTAATATACATGAGGTGGAGCACAAATATGCGTCATATCCTTGTATCACAAAAAGAGTtgggaagaaaaggaaacctctATTGTCAAATCAGGAACAAGGCATCCTGAAGAATCAAATtggggaaaatttaaagaaaacaaatgtgaaacGTTGTGCAATTCATATTTACAGAAGTTTCCACAGAGAACCAAAATAAACagaatgtttaaataataattcaaataattttCTAAATTTGGTGATATCTTGACTatacaaccaaagaaaaaaaaaaaatcaccattttCTACATGTGTCCAGTAACACAACATTAACTGATGTGTGGGTttcttgcattattttcattatgcGTTGAACACTAATGCAGTTTTCTCGTCTATATGGCTGAGGAGCATCAATGGGAACCAAATAATTTCTGCCTGAACATTCATATCCATGGCCAGCATAGTAAAATAAAGCTGcaaggaaacaaaaacattttaacatatagTGCAAAATCAAACAATACTTGGAGCATGCACAATTCATAAAAAGTGGACTATTGCATaggtaattattttataaaaccaaATACAATATTCATATTATTTCCTAATCATAAGTAATTTAATAAATAGAGGTGCTTGTAATACACTAATAAGATTCATGTTATTTTAACTAAATATGTACCTGACAGGTACAATCTCTCCAAGGTGTAGAGTTCTACCAGTAGACAAAGCCTACAACAACTCTCATGAGGAGAGCTCCTACTACAAGGTTCACTCTCAAGGGTTAGAGAAAGACATATCAATTACATCAATCAACAGGCTTCAGACCCAAAGCTGCTCATAGAGTCCAATCCAACTATACCTAACCACTGATTGTCAAGGTCTTGGAGGAGCTGTGACTCTGCACCCACTGGAGAAATTCAGCTGCAGTATTACAAAGAATGAACTGAGAACATTTTAGGACAGCATTACTACATGAAAAATTCAACAAACAGCACATCTTCCATGTTCAAAAAATTGTGTTAAGAGCATTGCTAATTATCATTAATGGAAATTTCATACTTCTGGCCAAGGTagttttgtcttatttaaaaattatgaaattaagATTTgagtattcaaattaaaaatatgtatatattttaatatattcaaaaaCAGCTTAAATATTCTTGGTTATGTATATAcatttgtactgtatgtgctCTTTTTAAATGACTCAATATTTTATGTGAAATTAAGTGTGAAATTTTTATGATTTGTGCACAGTTACTTTAAATAGGTATGTAAAAATTGCAGCCTTCAaacaaatgtaacacttaaaaatACAAGAGTTACCGGTCTGTGCAAAGTGAAACTATCAAGACAAAACTACATGTAAAGTGCAAACACAAAGAATCCAGACAAAATTGTGATTACTCAAtcacattaaatacaataaataaatacaaaaaacccAGCAACAGATTAGGTGTGCAGAGGCCTACCCGACTTGATACTTACAGCTGGTGAGGGCCATTACGCATTGAGGGCAGGGCAAGTTGCTACTGAATAACATTGTGGACTAAAGTAACAGTAGAACCTAATAATAACTACAGTACAGGtgacattaatatttatttttcagtatgtcTTTGTTTTAGGGCATGTGTGACAAGCCAGCAGACACCTACTTACAGATTTCATGTTAACACAATGCTGGCTGAGGTAGCTAAATGAGCATTTCTGACTTTGAAAAAGGCTTATAAtaacaaagaaaaccaaaaatagaaaaacataaacataatgtTCAAAATGTTTGATGAACAAGTGTAAGTACAATTGTCTCATATCTGACCTACCATCAAAGAAATCTGTAAAACTCATCAATCATATATGAGTAACTGTagacaattatttaaaattttcttttaaatgtaagcatggcTTGTTCCCCTATTCCTTTATAAAACCTAACTATGTGTGTAAAATCACATGTCTATTATGCTCTAGTCACAAGCAGAAATTTGGAAAAGCAGAAGGTACTAACCTAcagtaaaggaaagaaaaagaaatttaattattACTAGCCATTTCTGCTACCTGGTGATTTATCTTAAAACGACAGTCATGTAACACTTGATGAACAGCAATATCAAAGGTCAATTCACTtcaacaaatacatatataattttaatattacataccatatatttatataaatatatgtaatggatcaaaataattatttcttataagCAAGAGAGACCAAACAACAGCTTTAAAGTATTACATTCACATTTTCAACCTATTTTTTGAATTGGTAAAATAGACTTGTGAACATCTGGCCAGTTTTCAGTTTTGGCCATTTATGTATGCTTGTTTTTTACTGAAGCTTTTGGAAAATATTGGCTTTTGAGTTTAAATTATGACTGAAAACTCATTACACTTTTGTCCCGAATAATGGCAAAGCAGTTTATATTGTGTATCAAAAATTGCAAGAATTATGTGTTTAGCCATAATGGCAATTGGcgtcatttatttttaatgaatttccaCTTGAGTCCAAAACAGCACCTTGGAATGGATACATCAATACCAATTATAGTCAGCTTTGTTGCATTCCTGCCAACAACATACACTATtcgatgtgtttatttttttatcgtGTGAAgacttggattttgttttttttgttgtcattgtcTTAATATAATCgtaattttccattttattattgaGAATCCTTTATAAAACAAACTCTataatgtttattaatttatgctcctatagatgcatttttcactattttcaaaaaatgttttaaattatccATTAACTGAAAGATTGtgggacaaagtgggcattggccattctgttaggctttcttggaacaccaggcctgttaagaaagcagactTAAAAGGGATGCAGGCATCCAGCTGCACAAAAcccccacttgcattccaaacaaTGAGACTGAATTCCCGCTTGTATCAGGGTCTGCCTGAAATTCATTTGATAACAAAGTTGTAAATCAGAGGTGACCTGACATCTCTCCAGAGGCCGCTCTGCAGAATTCTTGAGAGCCAGAAGACACAAAATGAGCTCAAGTAAGGACAAAGACCTGTAATTTAGTGGTTGACAACTAAGGTAAACAGAAGGACTCCATTGATTAGAAGACACTGATTTTATACCTGGAATTGACATTAATCTGATCAAAAGCAGGTTCAAGCTTGCTTTGAAAGTACATGTACCTCATCTCTCAAAGAGTGAGCAgaagcaaagaatgtcagagaatgGGGAGAAGCAAAGAGAAGCCTGAAGAATTGTAAATTGAACACACTCATTGACATTCTGGAACTCTTCCCCCGGGCACTCTGTGCATATTCTCCAAAATTACTTACTAAAGTCTTCTCTCAGTACTAACAGCTATAAGCAACTCTTCCTTGAGATCCAAATTCAACAAACTCTTATCTTTGTGGACCAGAAGCTGAGATTCAGTCTGTCAAGTCAAAGCTGTGTGCCAGTAGTCTAAGGGGGCTAAGAAGCCATGACTTCAAAAAGGGAACGTCAGCTTCTAAACTTTTGGGCCAGAATGAGTAATGCCTAATGAGTAATGCCTTTTCCCTATGAAGTGTCAACGACAACAAAAAGGGAAGCTGAAGAAGCTGCAGCACAGCCTTGGGCAAGGACAAAGAATACACTCTAACACAAAAAAGAATCTTCCACTTGAACCCAGATCAACAACAAGGCAACAACTCCACATACCAGTTGCCTATTGAACTATTTTTCCACGCTAAGATAAAATGgaactctaaataccagtaaacagACAGCCTagatgttatatgtttgtctgtccgcATCCAGTTTTTACATGTCAACATGTATATGCACtcatcatatttctataatccttgtgtttaatCAATTAATTGTATTACTCTGTTTCTTAAGACACTTGCCGTAGTTCCTTGCTATAAGTCTAAAGGTCGAGATctgcctcctacaacagagaaaggtaaggtaaataaagtaaaagccTTGTAGAATTAATTGATTAAGCACTGGTATTGCCAAAgtcaaaactgaaaattaatttacaagttaaaatttcttttgaAATCCCACACTTTATTACAAACGTCCTCCAGTGTGTcgtttttttaatcattaatcaTACAAAATCGTACAAGATGGTAATGAGAAACAGTCtaaataaaaacaagattaaatCTCACTACAGTTTTAACGCATATAAGGTTTTGTACATAAGATTAGAATCAGTGCTATATTAAGATGACTGAGAAGAGAATTTATTAGAAAAGATGCAGAACTGTAAATACtccataatgaaacaaaatacatGTAGCTATGACATAAATCTCTCTTTTTAGTGCTTCCACGAGCCATATAAGGCTCACATCATGTTGGATATTTAAATAACCCATTTGATGGATGCAGATTTTGGTCTACTCTTGCTTCTCAACTAACAAGTAACTATGGACAATTAATGTAAAATAGTGTGAGGCTGTTAtgataaatataaagaaacacggaaagtataaataaaaagactttcaaatttttcacCAGCAGCCAGAAGTAGAGAACACATAACAAGTTATTTAAATGACCAAAGTAAATGCAAGAATGTatgaactaaaatgaaaaatgtattttattatagaaaatgACCAGAATGATTAAGGAAAATCTTCTGAATTTTAAATGCCTGTCAGTATAAGTATCAATGCTTTAATAACCTTGATAGtgtaatctttaaatataaaacagaaaaaagattttaaaaataagctgCCACTAGAGCTCTTATTCCTTCAGTACACAGCTCCTAAATATACCAATATGGTTTAAAGAGATAATATggacaaaaatatagaaaattaaaaaacatgaaaCTAATGGCTGGTGGTCACttcattcaatttaaaaagtcTTTCTAGATATGATCATATGTCCTTTGTATTTTTTGACTCTAGGTTAGTGCTGTGTAAGACCCCACCCTTACAAATTAATATCACCACTCTTCTACAATAGTTAAGCATTCTGTACAATGTGTTGGCATAATATAAATACATTGCCACTGGGTGGCAGTATATCAAATCTTCATTTCCTTTTGccaataaaatgaacatttcatcATTTTGGTTActcaaaaaatataaatgcattattcaataattaaaatttttccctAAGAATTTGTAATCTAACAAGAAAACAATTAGTGTTCCTTGAAACTTACCATATACGCCTTTGCTTAGCAGTTGCTGATATTGTAAAATAGCAGCTGTCATTTCTTGTTTGGTGAGGTCAAGCAGTGAAACAACAGGAAATTGAGCTCCTGGAGCAAATGAGCCAGCTCATGGACGTCCATCACTGGAGCAATGAGGTTTGGATGATGGGGAGTAGTTCAGATTCCCAATCAGCAGTGCCACTTTGTCTGTtgctaaaataaaatgctatattTCATATGTATgcaattatacaatacaattgaCAAATTTAACTGGAATTTGCCATTTTTCCTTTTTAGATAGGCAGAATGACACTACTCagataaaataaacagtaaatttcacaaacatacaaacaACAAGGAGGATATCTTCAAAACCTAAGTAATTACTCCAGACAGCCATGAGAAATAAAACAATCTGAGATCAGGCAGCACACAAAGTTAATTATAAATGAGCATAGTCATTTAAAGTGAGTAACAAAGGAATTCCATTGTGTAAACTATTAAGAAAATTGTATTCAAATTTGATAAAATggtaatatatattttcaaatagaGAAATTACACATTTCTGTACCCAAGAGctcccacacacaaacacaaaaaattgGGGTTCTTTATAGATTTAGATGTGTTGATTCTATTTCTGAAATTTGAACTTTTCTACTGCAAATAGTTTCTGAAAATATTGGATTCTGGGAAGAATGCAGATTTGTTTTATGGTGAAGGTAGTTTTTCACACTAAGAGTATTATTTGAAGTGCATTTTGAGTTGTCAGTCTTCCTTGTTCTTATGTTAACTGAGATGGAAACAGCCAGATTATTTACTACACATTTTTTTCCTCTCAAtctgtcattttttctttcttttaattgcttTAAAATATCAAAGGGAATACAAAGGCAGAAAACTATAAGGAACTAGTTGAGGAAGTTCTTTCTTCCTAAAAACGTGAAAAGTGGAATGAGCCTAAGTTAGCAGACTTCTGTTAATCATTTCATGAAACACCATCAGAGGATGGTAATAGTAAAAAAACTACCAAGTGACcactttatgtaaataaaatagtCATGCTGACTGTATGTCAAATTAGCTGTATGTCAGTCACAAACTATACAGATCATTGCAACTGAGGTTATATGGGTCTAGGTGTAGGGTTATTAGCGGTGTTCTTTAACTACTggtatcaggtcaggtcaggttggggagcatgcactggtatagcatgtttccgcacccaccacacaacgaaactgCTTGGAATccaggttggcaacccccagacAGACATGCGTCCAgacccaccctccagaaattaccctctatctgcgcAGCCAGGTGTTTGGTaagcgtccccttggcctggtccagctacttgggtctttaacaatgaggattctgtgagGCGGATCACCCCGAGGAATgagcacatggccgtagtgccgtaactgacactcgctcacaatgcatgtcatttgagactccatgagcaactgcgcattcaacacaaagtcaaaccagcggtacccaaggattctccaagagacacagtactaaagaagtccagtcttcatctcaggtcactggataacgtccatgtcttgcaaccatatagcaagac
It includes:
- the LOC120520625 gene encoding mucosa-associated lymphoid tissue lymphoma translocation protein 1-like, whose product is MTAAILQYQQLLSKGVYALFYYAGHGYECSGRNYLVPIDAPQPYRRENCISVQRIMKIMQETHTSVNVVLLDTCRKWYNQEFNPSEIRPLEPLGNTVYGYAT